The following are encoded together in the Lathyrus oleraceus cultivar Zhongwan6 chromosome 3, CAAS_Psat_ZW6_1.0, whole genome shotgun sequence genome:
- the LOC127127206 gene encoding 4-hydroxy-tetrahydrodipicolinate synthase, chloroplastic yields the protein MATLKTCTGVCSTGSAFPLSNVTTSNKNTRSSCWKPTQAAVKTSFHLPMRSYEMKNRTCTEDIKCLRLITAIKTPYLPDGRFDLEAYDALVNTQIENGVEGVIVGGTTGEGQLMSWEEHIMLIAHTVNCFGGNIKVIGNTGSNSTREAIHATEQGFAVGMHAALHINPYYGKTSLDGMVAHFQSVLSMGPTIIYNVPSRTGQDIPPHVIQNLAQSTCLAGVKECVGNDRIKEYTDNKIVVWSGNDDECHDSRWGYGATGVVSVASNLIPGLMHELMFGGKNPALNSKLLPLIAWLFQMPNPIGLNTALAQLGVVRPVFRLPFVPLPLEKRIEFANLVKEIGRQHFVGTQDVQVLDDNDFFLVSRY from the exons ATGGCTACATTGAAGACCTGTACTGGTGTTTGCTCCACAGGATCCGCTTTTCCGCTTTCCAATGTTACTACTAGTAACAAAAACACTAG GAGCTCTTGCTGGAAGCCTACACAAGCAGCTGTGAAAACCAGTTTCCACCTCCCAATGCGTAGCTATGAGATGAAGAATAG GACTTGTACTGAGGACATAAAGTGTCTGAGATTGATAACTGCCATTAAAACTCCATACCTACCTGATGGTCGATTTGATCTTGAAGCATATGATGCCTTGGTAAATACGCAGATTGAGAATGGAGTTGAAGGTGTCATTGTTGGTGGCACAACTGGTGAAGGGCAACTAATGAGCTGGGAAGAACACATAATGCTTATTGCACACACAGTCAACTGTTTTGGTGGGAATATTAAGGTTATTGGAAATACTGGAAGTAACTCAACCAGGGAAGCAATTCATGCCACAGAACAAGGTTTTGCTGTTGGAATGCATGCTGCCCTTCATATAAATCCTTACTATGGAAAAACCTCTTTGGATGGTATGGTTGCACACTTTCAAAGTGTGCTTTCCATGGGACCCACGATCATATACAATGTGCCCTCACGGACTGGTCAAGACATTCCTCCACACGTGATTCAAAACTTAGCTCAAAGTACTTGCTTAGCTGGTGTCAAGGAATGTGTGGGAAATGACCGGATCAAAGAGTATACTGATAATAAAATTGTTGTGTGGAGTGGGAACGATGATGAATGCCATGATTCCAGATGGGGTTACGGAGCTACTGGAGTGGTATCTGTTGCAAGCAACCTGATTCCTGGCTTAATGCATGAACTCATGTTTGGGGGGAAAAACCCTGCATTGAATTCCAAGCTCTTGCCTTTGATTGCCTGGCTTTTCCAAATGCCAAATCCCATTGGTTTGAACACAGCTCTTGCTCAACTTGGAGTTGTCAGGCCAGTTTTCAGGCTGCCATTTGTACCTCTCCCTTTGGAGAAAAGGATAGAATTTGCCAATTTGGTGAAGGAAATTGGTCGACAGCATTTCGTTGGAACTCAAGACGTTCAGGTTCTTGATGACAACGACTTTTTCTTGGTTAGTCGTTATTAA